A portion of the Cryptomeria japonica unplaced genomic scaffold, Sugi_1.0 HiC_scaffold_518, whole genome shotgun sequence genome contains these proteins:
- the LOC131872107 gene encoding receptor-like protein 19: MEAMFSCGRVAFAIITILCCFTSPAIACPLPERNLLLDFKAAVVDEYNTLTSWHGFNSCTWRGVSCNLGTGHVSRLDLSGFNLEVTTSSREFYVSLESLSNLVSLENLSLARMNISVNKEWGEVVGSLSNLQELSMSDCGLGGQIPNSLLKLTSLLHLDLSYNYLSAHIPAWFENVTGRLLSLDLSWNENFGGDISFIGQRKSSLSLTRIVLSGTAIKGRIPSAIWNISCLEHLRLSDTRIEGEIPASIGNLSSLQSLDLSDTRIEGGIPSAIGNALSLESLHLSYTGIEGEIPSAIGNVSSLKSLYLSDISIESEFPVFILNLSKLVELDLSYNMLTGVIPPSLDSLSSLVSLDLNANELNGTIPSTISNLVNLRSLSLHSNSLSGLISLSFKLSALALGSCNLDRIPSFLVTQYDLEYLDLSANSGLPLLPARVALLDLSMNQFNGSIPSHIDAYLENSRFLSFSRNNLSGAIPDSICTPYLQVLDISKNTLSSVIPPHLTRNCSSLSVLDLAENHLEGKLPAEWGNITKIHTLKLNGNHLRGVIPSSISEGRSLQVLDLGNNDLEGTLPHWIGSLSHLHVLVLRSNHFHGSIPRQVIGLPNLQILDLSGNHLSGAIPSNLTNLLAMVNASQNNSNHLEEYSSSGATYTNQIKISWKGWDVEFVKVLFILKCIDLSNNFLSGSIPPKMGSLQGLIALKLSRNHLSGRIPKTLGLMDQLESLDLSLNRLNGNIPLEFELLSYLQFLNLSYNMLDGKSQIPSAIWNISCLEHLRLRDTRIEGEIPFAVWNMSPLKDLLLSNTRIEGEIPSAIGNALSLESLSLSNTRFEENNSFKDDWVIDSEATQHMSHNKERFELISESSTEKIYLRSISALEVKGTGNVKVDNGVLKNVKLVPQLKTNLLSVSQIANQGYKIEFYNDKCLIKDMNDNYRVTAIGKMENGLYNFQEFTSNNRDENVCAIAQCDDMSGLWHE; encoded by the exons ATGGAAGCTATGTTTTCATGTGGCAGAGTTGCATTTGCAATCATAACAATATTATGCTGCTTCACTTCCCCTGCAATTGCATGCCCCCTCCCTGAAAGAAATCTTCTCCTCGATTTCAAGGCAGCAGTTGTAGATGAGTATAACACTCTAACTTCCTGGCACGGATTCAATTCCTGCACGTGGAGAGGAGTCAGTTGTAATCTCGGCACAGGCCATGTTTCTCGACTGGATCTGAGTGGATTCAATTTGGAAG TGACAACCTCTTCAAGG GAATTTTATGTGAGTTTGGAAAGCTTATCAAATCTGGTGAGCTTGGAAAACCTTTCTCTTGCTCGAATGAACATCTCTGTAAACAAAGAGTGGGGTGAAGTTGTTGGCAGTCTATCCAACCTTCAAGAACTCAGCATGTCTGACTGTGGGCTTGGAGGACAAATTCCCAATTCCCTTCTCAAGCTCACCTCTCTGCTTCATCTGGATCTATCATACAACTATTTGTCAGCACATATACCAGCTTGGTTTGAAAATGTGACTGGGCGCTTGCTCTCTCTTGATCTCTcttggaatgagaattttggaggaGACATTTCTTTCATTGGACAACGAAAGTCTTCTTTATCACTAACCAGGATTGTTCTTTCAGGGACAGCCATCAAGGGCCGAATTCCATCTGCTATATGGAATATCTCATGCTTGGAGCATCTTCGTCTTTCAGATACCAgaattgaaggtgagattccagCTTCTATAGGGAATTTGTCGTCcttgcaaagtcttgatctatcAGATACCAGAATTGAAGGTGGGATTCCATCTGCTATAGGGAATGCGTTGTCCTTGGAAAGTCTTCATCTGTCGTATACCGgaattgaaggtgagattccatCTGCTATAGGGAATGTGTCGTCCTTGAAGAGTCTTTATCTGTCTGATATCTCTATTGAAAGTGAGTTTCCTGTCTTCATACTCAATCTCTCTAAACTTGTTGAATTGGACCTGTCCTACAACATGTTAACTGGGGTAATCCCACCTTCATTGGACTCACTTTCTTCCCTTGTTAGTCTTGACCTTAATGCCAACGAATTGAATGGTACGATTCCATCTACAATTTCAAATCTTGTTAACTTAAGAAGCCTTTCGCTCCACTCCAATAGTTTAAGCGGCCTCATTTCCCTTTCC TTTAAGCTTTCCGCTTTGGCATTAGGCTCCTGTAATTTAGATAGAATTCCATCGTTTCTTGTGACCCAATACGACTTGGAATATCTAGACCTATCTGCTAACA GTggtcttcctcttcttcctgctcGTGTTGCTCTGCTGGATCTGTCGATGAATCAGTTTAATGGTTCTATTCCTAGTCACATCGATGCGTATCTTGAAAATTCAAGGTTCTTATCCTTCTCGCGGAATAATCTCAGCGGAGCGATTCCAGATTCTATTTGCACTCCATATTTGCAGGTTCTTGACATTTCAAAAAATACGCTGAGCAGTGTCATTCCTCCTCATTTAACCAGGAATTGTTCTTCTCTTAGTGTTCTAGATTTGGCAGAAAATCATCTGGAAGGTAAATTGCCAGCAGAGTGGGGCAACATTACAAAGATTCATACATTGAAGCTCAATGGTAATCATTTGAGAGGAGTTATTCCCTCATCCATTTCAGAAGGCCGATCTCTGCAAGTATTGGATTTGGGAAATAATGATTTGGAAGGCACCCTTCCCCACTGGATTGGAAGTCTATCACACCTGCATGTGTTGGTCTTAAGGTCTAATCATTTTCATGGCAGTATCCCACGCCAGGTAATTGGCCTTCCGAATCTTCAAATTCTGGATCTTTCTGGCAACCACCTTTCAGGAGCTATTCCAAGCAACCTTACGAACCTGCTCGCAATGGTCAATGCATCGCAGAATAATTCAAACCATCTCGAAGAATACAGTTCAAGTGGTGCTACATATACAAATCAGATCAAAATTTCCTGGAAAGGTTGGGATGTTGAATTTGTGAAAGTTCTTTTCATTCTTAAATGCATTGATctttcaaacaacttcttatctGGGAGCATTCCTCCCAAAATGGGATCCCTTCAAGGCTTGATAGCCCTTAAACTTTCAAGGAATCATCTCAGTGGCCGAATCCCAAAAACATTGGGACTTATGGATCAGCTAGAGTCTCTAGACCTCTCGCTAAATAGGCTGAATGGCAACATTCCATTAGAATTTGAGTTGCTGAGTTATTTGCAGTtcttgaatctatcttataacatgCTTGATGGAAAA AGCCAAATTCCATCTGCTATATGGAATATCTCATGCTTGGAGCATCTTCGTCTGAGAGATACCAgaattgaaggtgagattccatTTGCTGTATGGAATATGTCACCTTTGAAGGATCTTCTTCTCTCAAATACCAgaattgaaggtgagattccatCTGCTATAGGGAATGCATTGTCCTTGGAAAGTCTTTCTCTATCGAATACCAGATTTGAAG AGAACAATTCTTTTAAGGATGATTGGGTTATTGATTCTGAAGCTACACAACACATGTCACATAATAAGGAACGATTTGAATTAATAAGTGAAAGTAGTACAGAAAAAATATATTTGAGAAGTATTAGTGCTTTGGAAGTTAAAGGGACTGGAAATGTCAAAGTTGATAATGGTGTGTTAAAAAATGTGAAGTTAGTTCCTCAATTGAAAACAAATCTACTTTCTGTATCTCAAATTGCAAATCAAGGGTATAAAATAGAGTTCTACAATGATAAATGTTTAATCAAAGATATGAATGATAATTATAGAGTGACTGCAATTGGTAAAATGGAGAATGGATTATATAACTTTCAGGAATTTACTTCTAACAATAGAGATGAGAATGTGTGTGCTATTGCCCAATGTGATGATATGAGCGGGTTATGGCATGAATGA